The genomic interval ATGCCCGAGAGGCGATCCAGGAACCGGTCCTCGGCGCGCACGGTGATCATCGGGATGTGGAGGTGGGCGCGGAAGAGATCCTCGACCTCTTCGCGTTCGTTCAGCCGCAAGAGGCCATTGTCGACGAACAGGCAGGTGAGCTGGTCGCCGATGTCCTTGTGCACGAGGGCCGCGGCGACCGACGAGTCGACGCCGCCCGACAAGCCGCACACGACCTGCCTGTCGCCGACCTGGGCGCGGATCCGTTCGACGGCCTCGTCGATGAACGCCTCCATGGTCCAGCTGCCGGTGCAGCCGCAGATGCGCTTCGCGAAGTTCTCGAGGATCTGGCCGCCGCCTTCCGAGTGGACGACCTCCGGATGGAACTGCAGCCCCCAGATGCGCTTCTCGGGATGGCGGACCGCGGCGAAGGGCGAGTTCTCGCTGGTCGCCGAGACCACGAAGCCCTCGGGCAGGCGCAGCACGCGGTCGCCGTGGCTCATCCAGACGACGCGCTCGGCGCCCCCCGGCAGATCGGCGAGCAGCGGGTCCTCGGACTCGCACTTGAGGAGCGCGCGGCCGTACTCGCGGTCTTCTGCGGGCTCGACCACTCCGCCCATGCGAGCGGCCAGGAGCTGCAGGCCGTAGCAGATGCCGAGCACCGGCCGATCCATCGCCAGGATCGCCAGGTCGAGGTCGGGCGCGCCGTCGTCGAGCACGCTAGACGGACCGCCCGACAGGATGATCCCGGCCGGATCGAAGGCCCGCACCTCTTCGAGCGAGATGTCGTAGGGATGGATCTCGCAGTACACGTGGAACTCGCGCAGACGTCGCGCGATCAGCTGGGTGTACTGGGAGCCGAAGTCGAGGATCAGCAGACGATCGCGGGCAGCGGACGCGTCGCCAGGGGGAGCGGTGGTCACCGGAGTTCCTGCGCTGGGGAGGTCCCAACGGCCCCGCGTCGCCGACCGCGGAGTGGCGCTCGGTGTCGAGGGGTGCTGGCTGTGGTTCGTGGGTTGGGGGGAAACGAGACAGTAGAGCGTCGGCCGAAGGGCCGTCGACTACTCGATGCGGTAGTTCGGCGCCTCTTTGGTGATGATGACGTCGTGGACGTGGCTCTCGTTGAGGCCGGCGCCCGAGATGCGCACGAAGCGGGCCTGGGAGCGCAGAGCGCCGAGATTCGCCGCTCCGACGTAGCCCATGCCCGAGCGGAGCCCGCCGACCAGCTGATGGATGTTGCTGGTGAGGCTGCCGCGGTAGGGAATCCGACCCTCGATGCCCTCGGGCACCAGTTTGCTGGCCTCGGTCACCTCGCTCTGGAAGTAGCGGTCGGCGCTACCGGCGGTCATCGCGCCGATCGAACCCATTCCCCGATAGACCTTGTAGGAGCGGCCCTGGTAGAGGACCACCTCGCCCGGAGCCTCGTCGGTGCCGGCGAACAGGGAGCCGATCATGACGGCCGAGGCGCCGGCGGCCAGCGCCTTCACCACGTCGCCCGAGAACTTCACGCCCCCGTCGGCGATCACCGGGATGTCGGCTCGCCGGGCCACCTGGGCGGCGTCGAGCACCGCGGTGAACTGGGGTACGCCGACGCCCGCGATGATCCGGGTCGTGCAGATCGAGCCGGGGCCCACCCCGATCTTCACTGCGGACACGCCTGCCTTCACCAATGCCTCAGTGCCTTCCGCGGTGGCGACGTTCCCACCGACCAGGGGCAGTTCGGGGAAGGTCCGGCGCAGCTCGGCGACCGTCTCGAGCACGCCCTTCGAGTGGCCGTGGGCGGTGTCCACGACGACGACGTCCACGCCGGCATCGATCAGGGCCTGGGTGCGCTCGGCGGTGTCTCCGCCGACTCCCACCGCGGCTCCGCAGCGCAGGCGGCCCCAGGCGTCCTTCGAGGCGGCCGGGAAGCGCTCGCTCTTCTCGATGTCCTTGATCGTGATGAGCCCGCGGAGCATGCCCTGCTCGTCCACGACCAGGAGCTTCTCGATCCGGTGGGCGTGGAGGAGCTCCTTTGCCTTCTCGAGGCCCGTCCCCGGCGGCACCGTGACGAGCCCCTCGCGGGTCATGAACTGGGAGATCTCCTGGTGCGTGTCGCGCACGAAACGCAGGTCGCGATTCGTGAGGATGCCGACCGCCTTGCCGTCGCGGGTGATCGGAACGCCCGAGATCTTGTAACGGGCCATCACCTCGAGGGCTTCGTGGATGCGCTGCTCGGGCCGCATCGTGATCGGGTCGACGATCATCCCGGCTTCCGAGCGCTTCACCTTGTCGA from Myxococcota bacterium carries:
- the guaB gene encoding IMP dehydrogenase; this translates as MERDDSPSSRIREGLTFDDVLLVPGASEVLPDGVDIQTRLTPEITLNTPLVSAAMDTITEHETAICLAQNGGIGIVHKNLSIPAQAAEVDKVKRSEAGMIVDPITMRPEQRIHEALEVMARYKISGVPITRDGKAVGILTNRDLRFVRDTHQEISQFMTREGLVTVPPGTGLEKAKELLHAHRIEKLLVVDEQGMLRGLITIKDIEKSERFPAASKDAWGRLRCGAAVGVGGDTAERTQALIDAGVDVVVVDTAHGHSKGVLETVAELRRTFPELPLVGGNVATAEGTEALVKAGVSAVKIGVGPGSICTTRIIAGVGVPQFTAVLDAAQVARRADIPVIADGGVKFSGDVVKALAAGASAVMIGSLFAGTDEAPGEVVLYQGRSYKVYRGMGSIGAMTAGSADRYFQSEVTEASKLVPEGIEGRIPYRGSLTSNIHQLVGGLRSGMGYVGAANLGALRSQARFVRISGAGLNESHVHDVIITKEAPNYRIE
- the guaA gene encoding glutamine-hydrolyzing GMP synthase, with the translated sequence MTTAPPGDASAARDRLLILDFGSQYTQLIARRLREFHVYCEIHPYDISLEEVRAFDPAGIILSGGPSSVLDDGAPDLDLAILAMDRPVLGICYGLQLLAARMGGVVEPAEDREYGRALLKCESEDPLLADLPGGAERVVWMSHGDRVLRLPEGFVVSATSENSPFAAVRHPEKRIWGLQFHPEVVHSEGGGQILENFAKRICGCTGSWTMEAFIDEAVERIRAQVGDRQVVCGLSGGVDSSVAAALVHKDIGDQLTCLFVDNGLLRLNEREEVEDLFRAHLHIPMITVRAEDRFLDRLSGIADPEKKRRIIGHTFIEVFEEEAKKLGEVGFLVQGTLYPDVIESVSVRGPSATIKTHHNVGGLPERMALDLVEPLRELFKDEVREVGRTLGLPEALIGRHPFPGPGLAIRVVGEITRERLDVLRRADAIVVEEIRRAGLYDSLWQAFAVFLPVQSVGVMGDERTYENAIAVRCVSSVDAMTADWSPLPQEVLQAFGTRIINEVKGVNRVVYDISSKPPATIEWE